The Winogradskyella schleiferi genome has a window encoding:
- a CDS encoding SusC/RagA family TonB-linked outer membrane protein: MNLKIKITSVVALLFSVMIFAQDSYTLTGTVTSATDNMPIPGANIIILKTTKGATTDFDGNFQLEVKSGDVVQISYIGYVTQTVIIDAQQTLNVQLAEDTSVLDEVVVVGYGTQKKSHLTGAISKVKNEKLDQITVSRVDDALIGQVSGVNIQATNAEAGGAPTITIRGVGSISADSGPAVVVDGIVVSSDFLGNLDMNDVESFEVLKDAASAAIYGSEGANGVIMITTKSGKAGKTKFSYQTYIGFKDAHGSDDYRKSVADWARIEQAATGTLSEETQYAQLLVATTGVDRDWQDVFFDGGTITSHSFAARGGSESTKFSTSLRYLHDEGVVITDDYKLYTAALKLDTKLGERFKFGLRATPSYSEQRRLPTSIHNPTRQSPWLPIYHTEETLQFIDRNIGGGQYSDVGVGDYFFENHLVELDLDNDGSDSRPRTSGDSNPYAQYVEREHYEFNTKLYGATYLSYEILDGLTAKTSLGITLEQRKRTRWDGTKYHANGNSRAQYDLQNRNRIRIISDNTLAYNKVIADHEVSLLGGVTIQQRKSENSQVIGNGYTNDLLPNLEGATAISEFSEINTELKKIGYFARASYAYADKYLASVSFRRDGSSVFGIDSKWGNFPAASIGWNLHNEEFLADSDLISRLKFRASYGRTGAENFNVGDDIVNSWPYLALLQGSNAIVNGSIVPGVSARNIANALLQWEASEEINPAIDFGFLNNKISGSIDYYQRTSDELLLENPTSYITGFASGIVNLGEVQNRGWELELRTRNISREKFSWNTTFIASTNQNELLSFGDSNNALIEDTYGRNSQWINRIGEPISSFWGYVVDEEAYDDTTFRTTYVDNPWNRINGQADDTIVKDLNGDGLITEEDKTILGDPYPDLVYSFTNEFKIGDFDFSFMVQGSLGAQVNNIGDQYFYNWFGNRTRSGGEAQAVADGLVPDESFIQEKVLTSEVIASADYFSLRNVTLGYNMPENLTSKIGVNGLRIYATGQNLLYVTADDYHGFNPEHIDGDNPRAYGSQRAGNPIFQTISFGMNVDF; this comes from the coding sequence ATGAATCTAAAAATTAAAATTACTTCAGTTGTTGCACTGCTCTTTAGTGTAATGATTTTTGCACAAGATAGCTATACCTTAACAGGTACGGTTACTTCTGCAACTGATAATATGCCCATACCAGGTGCAAATATTATTATTCTTAAAACCACAAAAGGAGCAACAACCGATTTTGATGGTAATTTCCAATTAGAGGTCAAAAGTGGAGACGTTGTGCAAATCTCATACATTGGTTATGTGACACAAACTGTGATTATTGACGCTCAACAAACACTCAATGTACAATTAGCAGAAGATACTAGTGTACTGGATGAGGTTGTGGTAGTAGGTTATGGTACTCAAAAGAAAAGTCATTTAACCGGAGCGATTTCTAAAGTAAAGAATGAGAAATTAGATCAAATAACTGTATCTAGGGTAGATGATGCTCTTATTGGACAAGTATCTGGGGTCAATATCCAAGCTACAAATGCTGAGGCTGGAGGTGCGCCGACAATAACAATTAGAGGTGTTGGGTCTATTTCAGCGGACTCTGGTCCTGCGGTAGTGGTTGATGGTATAGTTGTAAGTTCTGATTTTTTAGGAAATCTAGATATGAACGATGTTGAATCTTTTGAAGTTTTAAAGGATGCGGCATCTGCAGCTATTTATGGTAGTGAAGGAGCAAATGGAGTAATAATGATTACAACTAAGAGTGGTAAGGCAGGTAAAACAAAATTCAGTTATCAAACCTATATAGGATTTAAAGATGCGCACGGAAGTGATGATTATAGAAAGAGTGTAGCGGATTGGGCTAGAATTGAACAAGCAGCGACAGGAACACTTTCGGAGGAAACTCAATATGCACAATTGTTGGTAGCTACAACAGGTGTTGATAGAGATTGGCAAGATGTTTTCTTTGATGGAGGTACAATTACAAGTCATTCTTTCGCGGCGCGTGGGGGTTCTGAAAGTACAAAATTTAGCACATCATTAAGATATTTGCATGATGAAGGCGTTGTTATTACAGATGATTACAAATTATACACTGCTGCCCTTAAATTGGATACAAAATTAGGTGAAAGGTTTAAATTTGGTTTGCGTGCCACTCCATCTTATTCAGAGCAAAGACGATTACCTACCTCAATCCACAATCCCACACGTCAATCCCCATGGCTGCCAATATATCATACTGAAGAAACACTACAATTTATTGATAGAAACATAGGTGGCGGTCAATATTCTGATGTTGGAGTAGGTGATTATTTCTTCGAGAATCATCTAGTTGAATTAGATTTAGATAACGATGGAAGTGATAGTAGACCTCGTACGTCAGGAGATTCAAATCCTTATGCGCAATATGTGGAAAGAGAGCATTATGAGTTTAATACAAAGTTGTATGGTGCTACATACTTGAGTTATGAAATTTTAGATGGATTAACAGCAAAAACATCTCTAGGTATTACTTTAGAGCAACGAAAGAGAACACGATGGGACGGAACTAAATATCATGCCAATGGTAATAGCAGAGCACAATATGATTTGCAAAATCGAAATAGAATCAGAATTATATCAGATAACACTTTAGCGTATAATAAGGTAATTGCAGATCATGAAGTTAGTTTACTTGGTGGAGTAACTATACAGCAAAGAAAAAGTGAAAATAGCCAAGTTATAGGTAATGGATATACCAATGATTTGCTTCCAAATTTAGAAGGTGCAACCGCAATCTCTGAATTTTCAGAAATCAATACGGAACTGAAAAAAATAGGTTATTTTGCTAGAGCTTCGTATGCTTATGCTGATAAATATTTAGCGTCAGTTTCTTTCAGACGTGATGGTAGTTCAGTTTTTGGAATAGATTCTAAGTGGGGAAATTTCCCGGCAGCTTCAATAGGTTGGAATTTACATAATGAAGAGTTCTTAGCTGATAGTGATCTTATAAGTAGATTAAAGTTTAGAGCTAGTTATGGGCGTACTGGTGCCGAGAACTTTAATGTCGGTGATGACATAGTTAATTCATGGCCTTATCTAGCTTTGTTACAGGGATCAAATGCTATTGTTAACGGAAGTATAGTCCCAGGTGTTTCAGCGCGTAATATTGCAAACGCTTTATTACAATGGGAAGCTTCCGAGGAAATTAACCCAGCAATAGATTTTGGTTTTCTTAATAATAAAATTTCAGGATCAATAGATTATTATCAAAGAACCAGTGATGAATTGTTACTAGAAAATCCTACATCTTATATTACTGGCTTTGCAAGTGGTATAGTAAATTTAGGTGAAGTGCAAAATAGAGGTTGGGAGCTTGAATTGAGAACAAGAAATATTTCAAGAGAGAAATTTTCATGGAATACAACGTTCATTGCTTCTACAAATCAAAATGAATTACTGAGTTTTGGTGATTCTAATAATGCACTAATCGAAGATACTTATGGTAGAAATTCTCAATGGATTAATAGAATAGGTGAGCCTATATCATCTTTTTGGGGTTACGTTGTAGATGAAGAGGCGTATGATGATACTACGTTTAGAACAACCTATGTTGACAATCCTTGGAATAGAATTAATGGCCAAGCAGATGATACTATCGTAAAAGATTTAAATGGTGATGGACTAATTACTGAAGAAGACAAAACTATTTTAGGTGACCCATATCCAGATTTAGTGTATAGTTTTACTAATGAATTTAAAATAGGTGACTTTGATTTCTCATTTATGGTTCAGGGAAGTTTGGGTGCACAGGTAAATAATATAGGAGATCAATATTTTTACAATTGGTTTGGAAATAGAACCAGAAGTGGTGGAGAAGCTCAAGCAGTTGCAGACGGACTAGTACCCGATGAATCTTTTATTCAAGAAAAGGTGTTAACAAGCGAAGTTATTGCGAGTGCAGATTACTTTTCATTGCGTAATGTTACCCTTGGGTATAATATGCCAGAAAACTTAACATCAAAAATAGGTGTCAATGGGCTAAGAATTTATGCAACAGGTCAAAATTTGTTGTACGTTACTGCTGATGATTACCATGGCTTTAATCCAGAGCATATAGACGGAGATAATCCAAGAGCATATGGTTCGCAAAGAGCAGGTAACCCGATTTTTCAAACTATATCATTCGGTATGAATGTTGATTTTTAA
- a CDS encoding cupin domain-containing protein, giving the protein MKRFSEKYIVTKNMDWEELGGGVSRKFLGYDNQIMMVRVKFDKGALGSPHQHFHTQATFCVSGKFEFEIDGVKQIVEAGDGVYIEPNLLHSAVCLEAGELIDTFSPVREDFLSGDGVSYFGDKK; this is encoded by the coding sequence ATGAAACGATTTAGCGAGAAATACATTGTCACAAAAAACATGGATTGGGAAGAACTTGGTGGAGGCGTGTCTAGAAAATTTTTAGGTTACGATAACCAAATTATGATGGTTAGAGTAAAATTTGACAAAGGCGCATTAGGGTCTCCACATCAACATTTCCATACACAAGCTACCTTTTGTGTGTCAGGTAAATTTGAATTTGAAATTGATGGCGTAAAGCAAATAGTGGAAGCAGGCGATGGCGTATATATTGAGCCCAATTTATTACATAGTGCTGTGTGCTTGGAAGCGGGTGAACTCATCGACACTTTTAGTCCTGTAAGAGAAGATTTTTTAAGTGGTGATGGCGTATCTTATTTTGGAGATAAAAAGTAA
- a CDS encoding alginate lyase family protein, with protein sequence MNKKLKIFSVISILLFALSCKEESALKTVTTEEEQHPKLILTAQGVKDIRAQLGTIPIFDKTLEKVKAEIDAEIEAGIDVPVPKDYSGGYTHVRHKRNWVVLQKAGVLYQILDDEKYAKYAKDMLMQYEALYNTLPVHPKTRSYARGKLFWQCLNDSNWLVYVSQAYDCIYTYLSEEERNKLEKNLFRPFADYISIENPKFYQRVHNHSTWGNAAVGMIGLVMDDQELIDRALYGIKDLKLNTNEKDDDGGYLNKDGKAGFLANIEEPFSPDGYYNEGPYYQRYAMYPFLIFAEGLHNVKPELKIFEYKNGVLIKSIKALLNLSDADGDFFPLNDGQKGMSYYNNALVTAVDISYHYGDQDPGLLSIAKEQNHVLLDDSGLAVALGIKNGEAKPFEKKSINLSDGPDGTQGGVGILRNEDLELVFKYAAQGSSHGHYDKLSYSLYENGDEVIQDYGLARFVNIEQKGGGNYLKENKTWAKQTIAHNTITQNETSHFSGKYDIGSQHHSVLNYFSSENENVKVVSAKEENAYPGTELLRTMAIIKDEAFEKPFMLDIMKITSDTANQYDYPFYFLGQVIKANFEYNTPESLNALGTKNGYQHLFLEGSTKSSTDNSKLSWLNKNKFYTLTTLTNTNDNLLFTRIGANDPEFNLRREAAFMIRRENTQNTLFVSTIEAHGSYSPVSESAINSNSNIKAIEVVLDTEDYTAIAITTINDTTKIFITANTNASNKPTHKLEINNKNYEWSGSYYFK encoded by the coding sequence ATGAATAAAAAGCTTAAAATATTCTCAGTAATTTCGATACTACTTTTTGCATTGTCTTGCAAAGAAGAATCCGCCTTAAAAACGGTTACAACTGAAGAAGAACAACACCCAAAACTAATTTTAACAGCTCAAGGCGTAAAAGACATTAGGGCGCAACTAGGAACAATTCCAATTTTTGATAAGACCTTAGAAAAAGTAAAAGCAGAAATTGATGCCGAAATTGAAGCAGGTATAGACGTGCCTGTCCCAAAGGATTACTCTGGAGGTTATACACATGTACGACACAAACGAAATTGGGTCGTGCTACAAAAAGCGGGTGTGTTATATCAAATTTTAGATGACGAAAAATACGCGAAATATGCAAAAGACATGTTGATGCAATATGAAGCGCTCTATAATACGTTGCCAGTACATCCTAAAACCCGGTCTTATGCCAGAGGAAAATTGTTTTGGCAATGTCTAAACGATTCTAATTGGTTGGTGTATGTGAGTCAAGCTTATGATTGTATCTATACGTATTTGTCCGAGGAAGAACGTAACAAACTAGAGAAAAATTTATTTAGACCTTTTGCTGATTATATTTCGATTGAAAACCCGAAATTTTACCAAAGAGTTCATAACCATAGTACTTGGGGAAATGCAGCTGTTGGTATGATTGGTCTGGTTATGGACGACCAAGAATTAATTGATCGTGCTTTATATGGCATTAAAGATTTAAAATTAAATACCAATGAAAAAGATGATGATGGTGGTTATTTAAACAAAGATGGAAAAGCCGGTTTTTTAGCCAATATTGAAGAACCATTTTCGCCCGATGGTTATTATAACGAAGGACCTTACTACCAACGTTATGCCATGTATCCGTTTTTAATTTTTGCTGAAGGACTACATAATGTAAAACCAGAACTAAAGATATTTGAATATAAAAATGGCGTACTTATTAAGTCCATAAAAGCCTTGTTAAACTTATCGGATGCCGATGGTGATTTCTTTCCGCTAAACGATGGGCAAAAAGGAATGTCTTATTATAATAATGCTTTGGTAACAGCTGTTGACATTTCTTACCATTACGGAGACCAAGATCCTGGTCTATTAAGTATTGCCAAAGAACAGAATCACGTATTGTTGGATGATTCAGGTTTGGCAGTTGCGCTTGGAATTAAAAATGGAGAAGCGAAACCATTCGAGAAAAAATCAATTAACTTATCCGATGGACCAGATGGAACACAAGGCGGTGTTGGTATTTTAAGAAATGAAGATTTAGAACTTGTTTTTAAATATGCAGCGCAAGGTTCCAGTCATGGCCATTATGATAAGCTGTCCTATTCCTTATATGAAAATGGTGATGAGGTTATTCAAGATTATGGTTTGGCACGATTTGTAAATATTGAACAAAAAGGTGGTGGCAATTATCTAAAGGAAAACAAAACTTGGGCAAAACAAACCATAGCCCATAATACAATTACACAAAATGAAACCTCTCATTTTTCTGGGAAGTATGACATTGGCAGTCAGCATCATTCCGTTCTTAACTATTTTTCCTCTGAAAATGAAAATGTAAAAGTTGTAAGTGCTAAAGAAGAAAATGCATATCCTGGAACAGAACTGCTTCGTACTATGGCCATCATAAAAGATGAAGCATTCGAAAAACCGTTTATGCTGGATATAATGAAGATTACATCAGACACAGCAAATCAATATGATTATCCATTTTATTTTTTAGGTCAAGTCATAAAAGCCAATTTTGAATATAATACTCCTGAATCCCTAAATGCTTTAGGGACTAAAAATGGTTATCAACATTTATTTTTGGAAGGTTCTACAAAATCTTCAACAGACAACTCCAAACTGTCTTGGCTAAATAAGAATAAGTTCTATACCCTAACAACGCTTACAAATACTAATGACAATCTATTATTTACAAGAATTGGCGCTAACGATCCAGAATTCAATTTAAGACGAGAGGCTGCATTCATGATAAGACGGGAAAATACACAAAATACTTTATTTGTATCTACAATAGAAGCACATGGTAGTTATAGTCCAGTATCAGAATCAGCAATAAATTCTAACAGTAATATTAAAGCTATAGAAGTGGTTTTAGATACAGAAGATTATACGGCAATCGCAATAACTACTATAAATGATACTACCAAAATATTTATAACGGCAAACACAAATGCCTCAAACAAACCAACACATAAATTAGAAATTAATAATAAGAATTATGAGTGGTCAGGTTCTTATTATTTTAAATAA
- a CDS encoding SDR family NAD(P)-dependent oxidoreductase yields MNNKLAGKNVLITAGAQGIGEAITKHFIDSGANVAIHYFSSADTANTLVDYATNKGQKAIAIKGDLTNEADANKVVEETVEVLGSLDILINNAGSLVARKMLDELDADFWHKVMDINMTSLQFVTRAGVPHLAKNENSSIVNLASLAGRKGGHPGSLVYATSKGAILTYTRALSTEVGPKGIRVNAVAPGLILGTSFHNTHTTKESAAKTIEGIPINRSGNADDVARAVLYLASEFDGFITGATLDINGGVYNM; encoded by the coding sequence ATGAATAATAAATTAGCAGGAAAAAATGTCCTTATCACAGCAGGAGCACAAGGTATTGGTGAAGCCATAACAAAACATTTTATAGATAGTGGAGCAAATGTTGCAATTCACTATTTCTCTAGTGCTGATACTGCAAATACATTGGTAGATTATGCAACAAATAAAGGACAAAAAGCAATTGCTATTAAAGGTGATTTAACAAACGAAGCAGACGCCAATAAGGTAGTGGAAGAAACAGTTGAAGTATTAGGAAGTTTAGATATCCTAATTAATAATGCAGGTTCATTGGTAGCTCGTAAAATGCTAGATGAGTTGGATGCCGATTTCTGGCATAAAGTCATGGATATTAATATGACCTCACTGCAATTTGTAACTCGAGCTGGAGTGCCTCATTTAGCAAAAAATGAGAATAGTAGTATTGTTAACTTAGCATCATTAGCAGGACGTAAAGGTGGTCATCCAGGATCTCTAGTGTATGCAACTAGTAAAGGAGCTATCTTAACCTATACGAGAGCATTATCTACAGAGGTTGGGCCTAAAGGTATTCGTGTTAACGCAGTTGCACCAGGTCTAATTTTGGGGACTTCTTTTCACAATACACATACTACAAAAGAATCTGCAGCGAAAACCATTGAAGGCATTCCAATCAATCGCTCTGGAAATGCGGACGATGTGGCAAGAGCAGTTTTGTATTTAGCATCTGAATTTGATGGCTTTATAACGGGCGCAACATTAGATATTAATGGAGGTGTTTATAATATGTAA
- a CDS encoding polysaccharide lyase family 7 protein gives MNKVFKSTTLVLIVILALNSCKNETKKPDEAEVETKQTTYASDVIPFFDHWKLILGDGSNVGIANDFEHNDYFYTTTNSQIDWVVFKTPNGGNTHGTSKNTRTELAQTKKWYPKSADDRLTAKLKIMNVSVSGDATKGSAYSVVVGQIHSADGHENEPLKIFYKKFPGHTKGSVFWNYEINTKGDDNSGRWDFSTAVWGHDFSVVGETENTYSEEPKDGIELGEEFSYEVEVKDGMMYLTFKSDGHDTKTFTKNLIESEYTTNGDIPLQTRKLYIPRGRDGVERENAYAGEGLFFKLGCYNQTNGVTNGGETYGGNIVKQYETGNYAEVWFKDGSITVSKNAVSNEGYFSKNDKVK, from the coding sequence ATGAATAAAGTTTTCAAATCAACAACCTTAGTTTTAATAGTAATACTTGCGCTAAATAGCTGTAAAAATGAAACTAAAAAACCAGATGAAGCTGAAGTAGAAACAAAACAAACAACTTACGCAAGTGATGTCATTCCATTTTTTGACCATTGGAAACTCATTTTAGGAGATGGTTCTAACGTCGGAATAGCAAACGATTTTGAACATAACGATTACTTCTACACCACAACAAACAGCCAAATAGATTGGGTCGTTTTTAAAACACCGAATGGGGGAAATACACATGGTACTTCAAAAAACACGAGAACAGAATTAGCGCAAACCAAAAAATGGTATCCAAAAAGCGCTGATGATAGGCTAACAGCAAAATTAAAAATAATGAATGTGTCCGTTTCGGGTGATGCCACAAAAGGGTCTGCATACTCAGTAGTTGTTGGGCAAATTCACAGTGCCGATGGGCATGAGAATGAACCGCTTAAGATATTTTATAAAAAATTCCCTGGACATACCAAAGGTTCGGTTTTTTGGAATTATGAAATCAATACAAAAGGTGATGACAATTCCGGACGATGGGATTTTTCTACAGCAGTTTGGGGTCATGATTTTTCAGTTGTTGGTGAAACCGAAAACACCTATTCTGAAGAACCAAAAGATGGTATTGAATTAGGGGAAGAATTTAGTTATGAAGTTGAGGTTAAAGATGGTATGATGTATTTAACCTTTAAAAGTGACGGTCATGACACTAAAACCTTCACTAAAAACTTAATTGAATCGGAATACACTACTAATGGAGATATTCCTTTACAGACAAGAAAATTGTACATTCCAAGAGGTAGAGACGGAGTTGAGCGCGAAAATGCATATGCTGGTGAAGGACTTTTTTTTAAACTAGGTTGTTACAATCAAACCAATGGTGTAACGAATGGTGGTGAAACATATGGAGGTAATATTGTTAAACAATATGAAACAGGTAATTATGCAGAAGTGTGGTTTAAAGATGGAAGCATTACGGTAAGTAAGAATGCGGTTTCCAACGAAGGGTATTTCAGTAAAAACGATAAAGTAAAATAA
- a CDS encoding Nramp family divalent metal transporter, with product MDATTPRKSFLKKIIAIILSFGPGIFAIGYTIGTGSVTSMIVAGSKFNMQLLWVLFLSCLFSGILMFVYGNYGLITGETALFGFKKHLKYGKALAILIIIGVTFGQWNSLMGILGISSNIIYEILAINFEGLAAYEYETVLATAITIIVIFYLLLLVGKYTFFEKILVIFVSMMALSFILSLFFVQPLPVDVVKGLIPTIPDVPGGKMLVAAFVGTTMAAATFLSRPLFVKGKGWTIKNLGQQKRDSITAAILIFFISGIIMAVAAGALFYDGKEVNHVLDMANTLEPVAGKWAVTIFFFGALSAGLSSIFPCLLIAPLLIADYQSGELDTNSKQFRIITAIACLVALIGPAFGANPIEIQILSQVFNVFVLPAVILGIILIVNNKKVMKDYKTGLGINIGLFAALFFSLVISYNGIVALTEYF from the coding sequence ATGGATGCAACAACACCAAGGAAATCTTTTCTCAAAAAAATTATTGCCATCATATTAAGTTTTGGTCCAGGTATTTTCGCCATAGGTTACACCATAGGTACAGGTAGTGTAACGTCTATGATTGTTGCAGGCAGCAAGTTTAATATGCAATTATTATGGGTGCTTTTTCTTAGTTGTTTGTTTTCAGGAATTTTAATGTTTGTCTACGGTAATTATGGATTAATTACAGGTGAAACTGCGCTCTTCGGATTTAAAAAACATTTGAAATACGGTAAAGCATTAGCGATATTAATCATCATTGGTGTCACATTCGGTCAATGGAATTCGTTAATGGGAATTTTAGGAATTTCTTCTAATATCATTTACGAGATTTTAGCCATAAATTTTGAAGGATTAGCAGCTTATGAATACGAGACTGTTTTAGCAACAGCTATTACCATAATAGTCATATTTTATTTATTATTACTGGTTGGTAAGTACACGTTTTTTGAAAAGATTCTGGTCATTTTTGTAAGCATGATGGCACTATCATTTATATTGTCATTATTCTTTGTACAACCATTACCTGTGGATGTCGTTAAAGGATTAATTCCAACCATACCAGATGTACCTGGCGGAAAAATGTTAGTCGCTGCGTTTGTAGGTACCACTATGGCAGCAGCTACTTTTTTATCGCGTCCCTTATTCGTAAAAGGAAAAGGCTGGACGATTAAAAACTTAGGACAACAAAAAAGAGATTCGATTACTGCTGCTATCTTAATCTTCTTTATTAGCGGAATCATTATGGCTGTAGCTGCTGGAGCTTTATTTTACGATGGAAAAGAAGTGAATCATGTTTTGGATATGGCAAATACCTTAGAACCAGTTGCTGGCAAATGGGCTGTAACCATTTTCTTTTTTGGAGCTTTAAGTGCTGGATTATCTTCCATTTTTCCGTGCCTGTTAATTGCACCTTTATTAATTGCAGATTATCAATCTGGTGAGTTAGACACCAATTCAAAACAATTCAGAATTATAACAGCAATCGCTTGTTTAGTCGCGCTAATAGGTCCTGCTTTTGGCGCAAATCCAATTGAGATTCAAATTTTATCTCAGGTGTTTAATGTGTTTGTATTGCCAGCTGTGATATTAGGCATTATACTAATTGTCAACAATAAAAAAGTGATGAAAGACTATAAAACAGGACTTGGAATAAACATTGGTTTGTTCGCAGCATTGTTCTTTTCTTTAGTCATTTCGTATAACGGAATCGTTGCTTTAACTGAATATTTTTAA
- the gndA gene encoding NADP-dependent phosphogluconate dehydrogenase encodes MNKVIFIIGVSGSGKSTIGQLLADNLNSPFFDGDDFHPENNIKKMANGQPLNDDDRQDWLETLNELAKQQLANNSCVIVCSALKQKYRDILNRDIESKTKWVHLSGTFNQISKRLQSREGHFMPSELLKSQFDILESPKEAIQIDISLTPENIVKSIKHELMNTSEFGLFGLGVMGKSLCRNLANNGFKISMFNRHVEGTEEDIAKNFKAQYPELSQAEAFDDISAFVKSLQQPRCIMLMVNAGKTIDYVIEDLLPHLSVNDIIIDGGNSNYKKTKERNAYLKTKGIHFIGTGVSGGEEGALKGPSVMPSGDKDTYKKIAPFLEKISAKDKNNLPCCTYVGPEGSGHFIKMVHNGVEYVEMQLLAEVATILEALGQNPDEIANTLETWKNAANSYLLEITTAIFRKKEGKDWLVHKILDKAENKGTGNWTTIASAELGVPSTLIASALFSRYISFYKEERVELNKNLKKENVSELNLTSNEILEAYQFARIISHYQGFKLISEASNTFLWHLNLSEIARIWTNGCIIRSTLIEELVEVFKHTTNILTSPKLIERVNQYIPSAKKVVSEGVLNDITTPALGEALQFFYGITTQYASANIIQAQRDYFGAHTYQRLKDDSEKSYHTNWN; translated from the coding sequence TTGAACAAAGTAATCTTCATAATAGGCGTTTCAGGAAGTGGAAAAAGCACTATTGGGCAATTACTGGCAGACAATTTAAATAGTCCTTTTTTTGATGGAGACGATTTTCATCCTGAAAACAACATCAAAAAAATGGCTAACGGACAACCTTTAAATGACGATGACAGACAAGATTGGCTAGAGACTTTAAATGAATTAGCAAAACAACAACTAGCAAATAATAGTTGTGTCATTGTATGTTCAGCTTTAAAACAAAAGTATCGTGATATTTTAAATCGTGATATTGAGAGCAAAACAAAATGGGTGCATTTATCGGGAACTTTCAATCAAATTTCAAAACGATTACAAAGTCGTGAAGGACATTTTATGCCTTCAGAATTATTGAAATCACAATTCGATATTTTAGAATCACCAAAAGAAGCTATTCAAATAGATATTAGCTTAACACCAGAAAACATTGTAAAATCTATAAAGCACGAATTAATGAACACCTCGGAATTTGGATTATTTGGATTAGGCGTTATGGGCAAAAGCCTATGTAGAAATTTAGCCAATAACGGTTTCAAAATTTCGATGTTCAATAGGCATGTTGAAGGCACAGAAGAAGATATTGCTAAAAATTTTAAAGCACAATATCCAGAATTATCACAAGCAGAGGCCTTTGACGATATTTCGGCTTTTGTAAAATCTTTGCAACAACCAAGGTGCATAATGCTCATGGTCAATGCAGGAAAAACCATTGATTATGTCATAGAAGATTTGCTGCCACATTTATCTGTAAATGATATTATTATAGATGGAGGAAATTCAAATTACAAAAAAACAAAAGAGCGCAACGCCTATTTAAAAACCAAAGGTATTCACTTTATTGGTACAGGCGTTTCGGGAGGCGAAGAAGGCGCTTTAAAAGGGCCATCAGTCATGCCAAGTGGAGATAAAGACACGTACAAAAAAATAGCACCTTTTTTAGAGAAAATTTCTGCTAAGGACAAGAACAATTTACCATGCTGTACTTATGTTGGTCCAGAAGGCAGTGGCCATTTTATCAAAATGGTTCATAATGGTGTGGAATATGTAGAAATGCAATTATTGGCTGAAGTAGCCACTATTTTAGAAGCTTTGGGTCAAAATCCTGATGAGATAGCTAACACTTTAGAGACTTGGAAAAATGCTGCAAACAGCTATTTATTGGAAATCACAACTGCCATTTTTAGAAAAAAAGAAGGAAAGGATTGGTTGGTCCATAAAATATTGGACAAAGCAGAAAACAAAGGCACAGGAAACTGGACGACCATTGCTTCTGCGGAATTGGGAGTGCCAAGTACCTTAATTGCTTCTGCTCTATTTTCACGGTATATTTCATTTTATAAGGAGGAAAGGGTTGAATTAAATAAGAATCTTAAAAAAGAAAATGTTTCAGAATTAAACCTGACATCCAATGAGATTTTAGAAGCCTATCAATTCGCAAGAATCATAAGCCATTATCAAGGTTTTAAATTAATTTCTGAAGCTTCCAATACGTTTTTATGGCATTTAAATCTTAGCGAGATTGCTAGAATTTGGACTAATGGCTGCATTATTAGATCAACTTTAATAGAAGAATTAGTTGAAGTTTTTAAACATACTACTAATATCTTAACCAGTCCAAAATTAATAGAACGAGTTAATCAATATATACCATCCGCGAAAAAAGTGGTTTCAGAAGGTGTACTGAATGATATTACAACGCCTGCGTTGGGAGAAGCGCTTCAATTTTTTTACGGAATAACGACACAGTACGCTTCGGCAAATATTATTCAAGCGCAACGCGATTATTTTGGAGCCCACACCTATCAAAGACTGAAAGATGATTCTGAAAAGAGTTATCACACCAACTGGAATTAA